The genomic segment aaagacataagaTGAGTTAAGAAACTGATATGAATACGAAAATGTTGAATGGTTTATCAACttagtatttattatatttataggtAGCATACAaccatttgaattttaaaagagaaatacaATAAGATAAGAAGTgatttatataactttgaatATAGATAAACATGATATTATATGTTACTAATAGAGCTTACATAAAGTTTATTGATAACAACCTCCTTCAAGCTAATGGGAAGATAATAAACCATTAGTTTATCTCTAAGAGAAAGGAAACGTGATGAAGAGAGTCCTTTAGTGAAGATGTCTGAAAATTGTGCTGAGATGAAGATGCATTTAGTTTGTATATCTTTTATAAAGATCTTCTCacgaataaaataataatccatCTCTATATGTTTTGTTCTAGCATGGAAGATAGGGCTAGAAGATAGTGCTAAAGCACTAATATTATCAACCCAAATACAACGAGTTGTAAGTAAAGATATATGAAGTTCTTTGAGTAACATTTTTAACCAGTAAAGTTCAGCTACTGTATGTGCCATTGATCGATATTCAGCTTCAGTACTTGATCTTACCACCACGGATTGTTTCTTGTTAGTCCAAGAAATCAAACATGAGCCTAGATAAATACAATATCTTGAGGTAGATTTTTGATCATCCGGATTACCAGCCCAATTAGAATCACAGAAACCATTGAGTGGAAGTGATCCCTTGTTAAACTAAAGTCTAAATTGTAGAGTACCTTTAAGATATTTTAACACCTTTTTGGCAGCTGTGAGATGAGTATTTGTAGAACAATGAAGAAATTGACATAATTGATTGACACTATAGGATATATCAAGTTTGGTTAGTGTCAAATACTGAAAAGCTTCCACCATGCTTCTATATTTAGTAGGGTCAGTAAGGGGATCACCTAAGAATTTTGAGAGTTTGGCACCTGATATGCATAGTATTGGTGCAGGTTTAGCACGAGTCATTTTCATGTGATGCAGAagatcaataatatatttttcttgtagaaTATTAGTGAAAAGTTTGTTGGTTCAGATGGTAAAATATCAGTGAAAAGAGTTTGTAAAGGATGTTTGGTGGAATGATAAAGATGATAATCTGGAAAGTGCTTTGGTTTAGAAGAGTTTATCTGAGATCTGGTTATAATTTATGATGAAGAGGTCAGGGTAGAAGTGAGGGTTGCTTGTTGATTAGGATAAGCAAGAACTAAGGTTGGATCTAGGTTAGAATCTACGTATATATGGTCAGGTATAAGTATAGTATTGATATAATGAGGTGATGTAAAGTGTGAAGGTTCAGAATGAAGGGTTGGTTATTGGttaggacaaaaaaaaactgtggTTGGCCATAGGTTAGAGTTTGCGGATATATAAACAGGTATGAGTGTAGTGTTAATATGATGAGGTGAGATAAGATATGAGGGTTCATAATGATTTTCTGAAACAGAAAGGTCAAGAGGTGTGTTAATATTTGGTGAAATTGTGGCAACAagaggagataaaaaaaaattcatgatctAAAATAAGAGATAAGGAATTATGATCTAAAGTGGATGAGTTGGGAGTAGGAAAAGTGGgtaaaatagctaaaaaaaagaCAGAGCATTAGAGGTGGTACCTGATTGAGTGGAAACTAAAGACTTATGAAAATTTTTCTGCAAGGAATAAGCATTGCCAGTTGTAATCAATGCATCCTGAGCAAGGAAACTCAACTCATGAAATACAACATGTCTAGATATATAAACTTTGTAGATTATTGATCAAGATATCGATACCCTTAATGATTAGAACTATATCCAAGAAATACTCATTTTTTACTTCTGAAAGCAAGTTTATGTgtattataaaacttaaataaaggAAAACATAAACACTTGAATGTTTTAAGTAGTGAATAATCTGGCTATTTGTTTAATAGAGAGAAATATAGAGATTTGTTGGACATGATAGGTGTAAAGAGTCTGTTTATGAGGTAAGTAGTTGTGAAGAATGCATCTACCCAATAATTAAAAGACAGATGTGACTGAGCCAAATGAGTAAGACCAGTATTGGTGATATATCTGTACTATTTTTCAGAGATTCTATTTTGTTCTAAAGTGTAAGGGCATATGAGTTTATGAAGAATTCCATTTTGTGAGAGGTATTCCTGGAAAACAATAGATAAATACTTACCACCATTGTCAGTTAATAGTTGTTTGATAGTACTTAAAAATTGGTTTTCAACTAAGCTTTGAAAACGAACAAAATAGGTAAACAcctcttatttttgtttcaatggGAACAACCATGTAAATCTGGAAAAGTCATCAATAAATAAGACATAAAATTTACAACCATCAACTAACGTAATATGAGAAGTTCATATATCTAAATGAATCAATTCAAGGGGACGACTAGACTTATTATTCGACTTAAGAAAATGAAGTTTATGGCTCTTAAGCTACCTGACATGACTCATACAAGTTCTTAGATTGTTTTGATCCAGAAACAGGTAATAGCGAGTTCTTGACTAAACTAGAAACAATGGAGTTTGACAGATGACCCAACCATGAATACCAGACTTGAAAAGGAGTAATAACACCTAGAAGTGCAGTAAAAGGAGAAAGCATAACAGCCTTAGGAGATGACTTATTGAATTATAACTGCTACATGAATATTGGATATAAACCAGCTTTATGCGGCCCTTGAAGGAGAATTTTCATAGTTTGCAAATCCTTCATAAAGAAATGAGTTATTGTGAGTATAAAATAACAGTTGTTATCAAggcaaaaatattgaataaataataGGTTTGATGAGGTAGATGGACAGTAAAGAATATTGGTTAGGAGAAATTTTGATTTAGGTGTAACAAGCATAGAGGAACCATTATTGGTGATATATATAAACCTCCTCCATTGCCAACTGTTACTTTGTCATTTCCATGATATGGTTGCTGGTGCAAGATtaaattttgaagtttaaaAGTGATATGATTGTTTGCACCACTGTCAAGGTACTATAGCTATTCAAGTTCTTGTTCCTCATGAGTATAAGCTGCCATTGCTACCAATTGAGCATAAGGATGCCTACCTcgataagaaaaatttatgtgGTGATAACAATCAAGAGCCTGATGATTTGACTTTCCACAAATTTGATAAGAAGAAAATTTGTTTAGAAATCTAATGGACTGTGGTTTAGAGTTAGGAGCAAAATAAGTTGAATTAGGATTGGATCTtgagaattaattatttttcttagtagGAAATCTTGGTTTCTTATTGACTGGTTTCTGCTTAAGAGTGAAGAAAACCAACCAAGTAATATTAGATGactgtgatttgttttttgcttcAAGTAGTTGCTTATAGTTAAGTAGTTTAGCTTAAAAGGCATCAAAGGTGATTGGTTGGTCTCGGGTAACAAAGCTAAGGGATTTGATAAAAAGGCTGAAGATGAGATTTAATCCACTAACAATATATGAGATAAGGTCTTCATTGTCAACTGATTTTGCTACGGCCGAGAATTGAtcagataattttttgttgtgagTAAATGATCAGAACAATATTTGTTACCTTGTTGTAGAGTTTGGAGTTGTCTTTTAAGATGAATGATTCTTGAACGAGATTGAGGAGCAAATCTGGTAACAAGAGCATTTCAAACCTGTGTAGATACAATGAGTCCATACATAGTGGAAAGAACTTTCTCATCCATGGTGGCATTTAACCATGCTAAAATAAATTGATCCTTCTTCTACCAAACTAGATATGTTGGATTAACATCAAAGGTTGTTTTGCCGGTTGAATCGACAAGGAATTGAGAAGGATatgccttagagccatcaacaaTACTTAGGAGGTAATGACATTTCAAGGCTGGTATGAACTGAGTTATCCAGTTCAGATAATTATGTGCTTCAAGTTTGACAGACCCTACAGAGGTGATATTTGGGATGATAAATGAAGGTGATGCAGAGGAAGAGGCCATAATGgatcgaggaaaaaaaaaatatagctatGATACCAAGTTAAGAAACTTATATGAATGCGAAAATACTGAATGGTTTATCAGCTTAgtattcattatatttattgGTAGTATACAAccatttgaatttaaaaaaaaaaaaagagatacaaTGAGATAAGAAGTGATATGTACAACTTTGAATAGAGATAAACATGATATTATTTGTTACTAACATAACTAACAGAAAGTTTATCGCTAACAGAATGTACATCGAAGTTCCAATTATGATACAACTAGTAtcattaaaaagatatcaaCAAGATTAATTCAACGATACCAAAAAAGATCACCGACGATGACCGAGTGTGCCACACTTGTCACCCAAAAGTTGTAGATATCTCATTTGCCTTTAGCGGCAAGTGTAACCCACTCTAATTATTATTGGTCATTGATTTTGTCTcgtaaagatttttttatggtattgatGTTTTCATAATCAAAGCTTTGTTATGTCTTCAaaacctctttcttttttttctctctcttctcttctcattGTAATTTGCGAAGAGATAGGAgagataaaaggaaagaaaaaacaacattgaAGGCACATTGAAGCTCTGATTATAACACTATTAGTACCATCAAAAAGATCTCGACTTGACAAATCAAACGACACCGAAAAAATCACCAACGATGATTGGAGTGAACCACACTTGCTACCAAAGGTAATTGAGACATTGTCACCTCTTTGCAGCGAGTGTGGCACACATCGGTCACCATTAATAACCTTTCTTGGTATCGTTGAATTCATTTCGTCGAAAtcttttttatgatactttgtgtCATAATTGGAGCTTCAATATgcttctagtattttttttattattattattcttgtcTCTATCCTCTCTCCTTTCTTCacatcataatatatataattcatttcataatttatttaaaatatcacaTTTCTGATAGCAATAAGTTTTACTGTTGTGTTTCTCAATATATACActatttcatctatttttttaagctgttatatttaaaaaaaaagagctaataAGCAAAATTACCCCTTGTTTTGTTGATGCGAAACGTAACGTACACTGACACAAAAATATTTCTACAGTACTTTAGGTAATAACTAAGGCAATGTGTACTTTATATTATCCTCTTTCGCATGCATGCAGAGATACTTTGGAAGCATACTCGGCCGAATTGAAAAATCTTGCCATGAAAATCCTCTATCTCATGGCTAAAGCTCTAAGAATGAAACCTGACGAGATAAAAGACATGTTCGAAGAAGGATCTCAGATGATGAGGATGAACTATTACCCACCATGCCCACAACCAGAGCTTGTCATGGGCCTGAACTCTCACTCTGATGCTGTTGGCCTCACAATCCTCCTCCAAGTCAGTGAGGTGGAAGGGTTACAGATAAGGAAATCTGGGAAGTGGATTCCTGTTCAACCACTTCCCAATGCGTTCGTGATCAACATTGGAGACATGTTGGAGGTAATAATGCATGCTTGGGCTTAGCTGATCCATATCATCTCCTTCTaacattagtaaaaaaaaaaaaaaaattgctctgTAGATAGTTGTTAagaataacaaattttttttttttttttttgtagattgtGACTAATGGGATTTACCGTAGTACTGAGCATCGAGCAACTGTTAACTCAGAGAAAGAGCGAATTTCTGTGGCCACCTTTTACTGCCTCAATCTGGATGGAGAACTGGGTCCTGCGCCAAGCCTTGTTACTCCAGAGACTCCAGCAgcatataggagaatgataGTGGCGGATTTCCTGAAGGGATTTTTATCACGTGAACTCGTTGGAAAATCATATGTTGATGTCATGAGGATTCAAAATGGAGGTGACAAAGACAATTGATCTCTTCCAACTTCACCTTGTCCAATTTCAAGAAACCAGATGATTGAATAAGTCGAGTCTATCTCCATGTCTAATGTGATGCGCATACTGATATCATTGCGCACTACTTCTGATACAGTGAACGGCAAACGCCGCCTATTATTACTAGACCAAAAGTTTGAAACAACCGCAGTAATTTATTCCACTTGTCACTGGAGTTGACAGCAGTGGAAGACAATGGCTTGAATTTTGTAAGACATTTCTCGCTCTGTTGTAGATGCATCTGCATTTCATTCAAGTTGCGAGAGGCCACAGCAGAATAAAGTGCAAGACTCCTGAATTGACCAAAAACCTTCAATTGCAATAGACAAATACACTTTCCTTCACTCCAAAGGCCAAACACTACGGGAACACCTATTCTAGAATTTCTTTTTCCCATTTTGTAGCTCAGGAAACCTCTAATTTCCATAAAGGCGGAAACTGAGAGCCTATTTCTCTCCATGCAGTATTCTCCATCCCACCAGCTAATACATGAACTCGACCATTGACAAAATACAAGTCATTAATAGGATCTTCCAAAAAGAACCGAAAGTCTCGTCCTTCAGTATATCTTTACATGAGCTGACAGCTACTGAAATTTGAAAATGCACCTAGTACTTGCAAGCAGGAGAATATCATCATCGCATCAAGCAATGGGCTCAATGGAACTAGTAACAAAACaggtaataaaaaatagtaacatGCTCTGTTCTGCCAAATAACAAGCCAACTAACATTAGCCCTGCAACAAAATTTATCTATCAGACCTAAGAATCATGCTATTAGAGAGAGAATAATCTAAAGAAACTCCCTGTGcctgtgtgtgagagagagagagaaagagtatTAATAGATAATGGCACAGgagtgaaaagagaaagaaaaaaatacaaattttatatCATCTCTATCAGCTAAAGACTTTCAGAATCCATTAACAATTTACAGAAACTGTCAAATATAATACATCTACCCTGTTATACACGGACCGATGGCTTCATTCCCCACTCCAAATCTCAATTATATTAATCCATTATTTCTCCAGTGCCTTGTAGCAAGTAATCTTTCATGTTCAATGCTCGAAGAGATCATAATCCTTACAGCTGGCATCAACTAGATCACTATTGTCTTCGAAcctaaaagaataaaacaaaaggaattaaCAAAGAGAGCACTGAACAACATAACAAGATACAAGAACCTTTagacaaccaaaaaaaaagaggaaatcaGCAGGCAAACACGATTAACATATCTGAAAACAGTTATCTCAACAGTAGAATGTTAGGAAAATTAGAACTTGCAGATTTCATTTGCCCCCATCTACAACTACAACTACAGATACCAATATATGCATCTCAGGGAACATTTCTTGCATTTGATTAAAATCCCAAAATGACATTTTGGTGGTACACAAAACTGAGCATACCAAAGTATCTTATGGAAGATTAAAGGGAGGGTGATAAACAGGATACTAGAAGGCAGATCATTGATGAAGAAAGAGTTAAAAGTGGTGTTGTTGTCATGCTTTTTGACTCGCATATTTCCCCGTTAATTGAACAAAGCCTAAAATGAGTTTGGAAAACAAGAGATTTCACTTTTGAGCACTTAACAAACAGAATTTGCAATTGCAAAACACCATATGAAACTGAGTAGAAAAACAGCAAAATCAAATGTCCATGCCAACAACTACAAGAGTAAATCCCCAGGTGGGAAGTAAATAAAACATGCAAATATATCCAAGAAGGCCTGATCTCTGATGCACATAAATCCTCACAAAAACCATACCAAGTTCCCTGTAAGACTAAAGCCTTAAATTCCAGAAATCAATACCTGCATTTCACTTTCCCTAATATttgcatgagaaaaaaaatgaataccttaacattaataaaatcagCAGGAAATACACAGGGCAACAAGTCTTAGACACCACATATGTTATTTGGATGAATATATAGATGTGTACAATTCACCTTCATTATTAATTTAGAGTTAAATGACTCCACAATCATAGCCCACTGTAGAGCCTAGATgttgaaaatatcaaatattgtGCAGAAAAGGTTTTAAACTCATGTTTACTCAATATGAATCTTTGATTAGCAAATTAGCAGTTAAAACCAGAAGCAAAGGAAATCTACTAAAATCGCCATCCTGATTTTGAGCGGTGCTAAcagtgaagataaaaaaaacatatattttagtcAGATACAACCTTCTTCTCTGCAGAGCCACAGCATATATGAGCCCTAAAGTTATGAAATCCATGACTATGGAACCGATAGAGCAAATTtcataaaacacacacacacaaaagaaaaaaaaacgatggcacagaaaaaacacaatttagaGAACCCCAAGGAATTTCCAACACAATCACAAAACCcataagattaaaaacaaatgctCATTCAAAGCATAGAAACCTCACACTCACCCCCTCATTAAAGAGCCATAATTCAACATAAACATGTGAAAGGAAAACAATTACAGCAAACTAGcctcaaaaaacaaattcaagatttAACGATAAACCCAGAAGGAACTCAAAAGGGGTCGAACACAGAAGGACAAAAAACAAGGTCACGAAATCTCACCTTTTAACACTCTgaaccttaataaaaaaacaaaaacaaaaaccctaactAAAGGAAGAAACGaacaatatatttcttttatctgCAAATGAAAAGGGAATTACTTAGTGGGGTAAGTAACCAGCTCTCTGGGAACTGAAGCAGCATGAGAGAAACACCATGAAAGGCGCGGCCTTGgaacttctaaaaaaaaaaaaagagtgtttttgctttttttggagagagaaaaatagtTTGTGCACGAAATCCAAGATACACGAAAGgcaccttttctctttttttttggttgtcgGTTTGAAAATGAAACGCCCTGTCCCTGCCTCCCGCTCCCGCCCCCGCCCCCGCCCATGATTTTTAATCTTCCTGACACGTTGCTTTGACAGTGAATTACACGCAAAgctgttaaaaatattttttttaagctatataaaaaatacaatataaattttaatggtaaaattataaaattataaataatttttttaactaattatatattaataattataatcaaaaaattaaattatattaaaatctcataaagatagttaataatattataatcaataagtgatataaataaaataagagatatGGATAAtatgaatcaataaattaataacatgaaaaaataaaaagtctcaAAACAAAAGGTCTCAATAAAGAGAAATCACTGAATAATAAAAAGTACACATGAACTTGATGACAACATAGTTGTTCCCATCACAATAAGTCCTAATAGACCCATTTTGGGTTGCAAGCTAATAAACATAAACTAGTAATTAActaatataaattcaataataaaataaactcctAAGCAATGTCTAATGcactagaaaaaatttaaatttaaaataattattttaaataattattttaaataaataaataaataaataaatagaataataaaaaaaattcattttaaaattccttcatGTAGCCcgaattttcaattttcatataTTCTTGGTGGATTTGAATCCTAATTTCAAACATGTTGTTCTATCTCGTCTAGATGAATTACTAGGCCCAAAATATATGGTTGAAAAGCTTTAGATGTCTAGTTTTCATCCCAACTTTAATCGCAGCAAAATTACACTAGTAGCTCAGTATATGTCTCAAACAGTACATGAAGGTCTAGTGACATATTTGACAAGATTCGTCTACTAACTTCGACCCTCTGAAATATTATGTTTCCAAACTCCATTTTAGTTGaaaatttaccacaatatattttcatgtgtcTAATATTTCcctataaaatttcagctctaTCCAATATACGGTTTGAAAGATACGTTCAATCTCGCAAGACTGGTCAGCAAACATTTTAAGGCCAAATTTGAACTTGACTTAGTTCATATCACAAATTTAGTAAACTTGTAAAATTGGACCGAGTTTACTAATTTTGCACGAGTTAAGTCCGATTTTCCTGGTTTTGGAGTCCGATTTTGCACGTTAGATATATGTTGATTCGTAAAATCATAtatgttgactcgtaaaatcatatagttttacgagttaactcgcgattttaacaacaatGATTACACAGACCAATTAGAATGATTGGTTTTTTATCCTCTATATTCATATTACTTTCTACTTTAGTCCTATTATTTAGAGTCTTTTGATATTAAGAacattttcaattgttttcaatacttgtaatttttctctctcattttccttttcattaTCCAAAAACCACTACTTCGTTTAATTATAATGactttcaatcatttttgttttaaataattgttgaaTTCAAACATTTTTCCATTGAACCTAAAGTAATTTAacaattggatttttatttatttatcaaaactttatttattgatttgtcttcaaaCAAGCCTTAAAAGTCCATATATTCTTAGGATATCTATcaatatatctttatatattaCATCATTTATCAATCaaacctttaaataaaaataataataaatattctcTAATATATCTCTAAGCCAAAGtaacttttgttaaatttcacaACCATGTATATAGCATGTGGTTGATtccaatataaattaataaaagtacATActcatatcaataaaaaaaaacacacatgcATTATTACAAGGATTCAAAATAAGAGTTAaatcacttatatatatatatatatatatatatcaaaacaatagttaaatctctTATATGATCATATGTATTGcatgtaaatgttttttttaccaaaaaggAAATTTTCTATATACTTAAAtggatatttttgtaaattcGTTTATGTGAATCAATGAACATCACCAAATGATCCATTAGATGTACTAATTTGGTCTATTATAACGTATGAAACTAACAGGTTCTAAGAGAAATTGATTGAGTTGGTTCTAGATATTTGGGTTAACAAGTTGAAAATCTGTCAAACTAGACTTTTGTGTATTATTTGGTTCATATCTGAAACTACAGTTAGAGTTTTACTTCAATTCAAACTAGACTAAAAACTAGACATCTCAAGATTCTCATCGATATATGATTGACCTAGTAATTCATATAAATGAGAGATAACGACTTATTTGAAGTCAGACCGAAAATTGTTGTatgagttttgttatttttttcttataatttatagaCTTTTTATAGCAAAGATTCATTTTCTACTAGGAAAGCTTAGGTGgcaacaattaaattattttagcaaGGTTTTTCATGTCAGCAacttatgttttcttttgttttgtggaTTTTCTCATTGATAAAGTTTCTTTATCATTCAAGGACACTAGAGGTGATTTTAGGCTTATTTTTCCAAATGTATAGTTTTATACTATcaagcataatttttaattcgaCTGTTGTATTTGGCTAGATTTTACCATAAGCTTCTAGAGGCTTTGTTTTATATATGGATAAAATTTCATAACGATCGGAAGGCATTGTGATAAGGTTTAGACGTTAGTATGTGGTAATTATATTAGTTTCCTTGTTAATATAGGATTATATTTCCTATTTTATCTagaactctttttattatttttacagtATTGTTTTGGATGTTTTACCTAGTATAAATAAGGCTATTTAGCTTGTATTTGagttttttgaaagaaaaaaaattaataagagatggattgattatttagaaataaaacatGTATGTGAGAGTTTGCTCTTACTATTAGTTCCTTATGGAACTTCTCTGACTTATCAAATAACTAAACAGGCTTTATGATGTCTTCTACACTTCTCATTAGCGTCTCTTTATAGGTGTTGGTTGGGGGGTCGATTATTTATAATCTTGATGTCTGGTTACAAATTATTGATGTGTCAAACTTAATCACAAGTCTAAACCTAGCTTTTCTAGGAATGACCAATTTGATTGTGAGTTTCTAGATCTTTATATCTATAAGGTTTGCATAAATTGGTATTAAAGAAAGACTCTAAAATTAGGTTATAtccttttatcttttagtttcaTTGTTATCTCAATTTAGAACCTAGTTGtgacaaaagtttttttaaaaagattatttatgATCTgcttgtttataatttatctatataaaaaataaaaagaatatcaaaatcTCAAATCATGTTAATGTTTTCTAAAAATGAGTCAACATCCAAGCAATGTGATGATTTGAAGTAGAAACATTTTGaggagagagggaatgatataAATCAGCGAGCATTGCCAATGGATCCATTAGATATATCAACTGGGCTTATTATAAGGTCTGAAACAAAATGATCCAAGAGGAATTGATTGGACTTATTCTAAATATTTGGGTTAACAAGTTGCAAATTTATCAAACTAGATTTATATGTATTATTTGGCTCATGTATAGAGCTATAAGTAGAATTTGCTTACGAATCTGATTGGGCTAATTTTGGGTATTTAAGTTAACAAGTTGCAAAACTATTGAATTAGACCTTTATATATTGTTTGGTTTATATATAAAGCTACAagtaaaattttgttatgattttgattGGGTTGGAAACATGACATCTTAATATTTACATCCATATATGATAGGcctattaatttatttagaaaagaTAGAACAATGTGTTTGATGTCAAGCTTAAAGTTGTTGTACAAGTTTTACTATTTGTTTCCCTATAATTTGTGGACTTCTTATTTAGCAATAATTCTTTTTCTACAAGGAAAGCATAGGTGGCAACAATTAGAATTGTTTTGACAAGGGTTTCCATGTCACCAACTTatgtttccttttgttttgtggaCTTTTCCTTTACAGGGTTTCCTTGTCATTCAAGAACATTAGAGGCAGTTTTggacttattttttctaatgcatAGTTTTACGCTTGATAGTTTCTAATCcgatcattataaaaaataatattgagttgaaattttaccAGAAGATTTCACAAACCTTGTTTTATATAAGGTAAAGATTTCATAATGATAAGAGTTCAAGAAAGCCTTGTGATAAGATATAGAAGATACTATGTGGGAATTGTATTAATTTCCCAATTGATTTAGGAATCTTTTTCCTATTTTACTtagaacttttttattattttttcagcatTTTTAGGACATTTTACCTTGTAAAACAAGGTTAATTagcttgtatttatttttaaaaattcttttaataaaagatGCATTGATTATTCAGAAAGAAAACTTATGTATGAGAGTTTGCTCTTACTTTTGGTTCCTAATGAAACTATTTTGACTTATAAAAAAAGCAACCAAGCTTTGTTGTGTCTTCTATACTTTTTGTTAGTATCTCTTTATAGGTGTTAGGTGAGAGTTCAATTACTTATAATCTTGGTGTCTCTATAGAGGTTATCGATATGTCAAACTTAATCACAAGCCTGAATTTAGTTTTCTTGGGAAGGGTTAATTTAACTGTGGGTTTTTAGGTCTTTATATCATTAGGGTTCACATCATTTGGTATTAGAGTAAAACTCTAAAATTAGGTTATATctctttatcttttagttttctCGTTATTTGATTGTTGTTATCATCTAGAACCTAATTgcaataaaagttaaaaaaaatttatctattaTCTGATtacttacaatatatatatatagaaaggaaGATCAAAATCTCAAAATCATGTTAATATATCTTTCTAAATAAAGTTAACATTCAAGCAGAGTGATGATTCAAGgtcgaatttttttaaagtgaggGGAGGAATGATGTGAATCGATAAGCATCATTAAAGGATTCAATAGAGGTACTAATTGGGTCTATTATAAGGTTGAAAACTAAAAGGATTCAAGAGGAATTGATTGGGTTGATTGTAGAAATTTGGATtaatgacacgatcaaaagattgatgtcttatcccaagtgcaagagtgtcaaagtaataa from the Populus nigra chromosome 1, ddPopNigr1.1, whole genome shotgun sequence genome contains:
- the LOC133698950 gene encoding protein SRG1-like, with the translated sequence MEPATLGKSLAVPCVQELAKESPATVPTRYLRLDQDPPIINNNEVASLPQIPVIDMRRLVSEEQMDLELDKMDRACKEWGFFQLTNHGVDDSLVNKVKEGIQELFNLPMEEKSKYWQRPEEMEGFGQAFVVSEEQKLDWGDIFYMITLPKHARKPHLFPMLPQPLRDTLEAYSAELKNLAMKILYLMAKALRMKPDEIKDMFEEGSQMMRMNYYPPCPQPELVMGLNSHSDAVGLTILLQVSEVEGLQIRKSGKWIPVQPLPNAFVINIGDMLEIVTNGIYRSTEHRATVNSEKERISVATFYCLNLDGELGPAPSLVTPETPAAYRRMIVADFLKGFLSRELVGKSYVDVMRIQNGGDKDN